One window of Candidatus Methylomirabilota bacterium genomic DNA carries:
- a CDS encoding acyl-CoA dehydrogenase family protein translates to MNFEFSPAEQAFAVEVRGFLRAHPPETFPVDGMDAGYGSGAHSRPFLRALADQGWLSLTWPRAFDGQERPLTYKLLLFEELAAAAAPFGPLAGCDQTAEGIIRHGSEYLRREVLPRIARGEATFWQGFSEPEAGSDLLSLKTEATRQGDGYRIRGHKIWSSHAGISSYGLVLARTGPAARRSQGLSMFVVDNATPGMDIRPIRSLTGEVYHYEVFLDDVRVPAECLLGKEGEGFTQLLRGLDTDRFWGRFYKAPMLRRVLGELVRYANETRRNGVPLARDTAIRRRLASLATDIEAVRLLFYRIGWMLQEGLPTPYETALGKVMADELGQAVAAFGMEMLGLYGPLKQDSRWSKLSGSIQHLYQTSMGQTIAGGTSEILRSTVATRGLGLPSEPRARD, encoded by the coding sequence ATGAACTTCGAGTTCAGTCCGGCCGAGCAGGCCTTCGCGGTAGAAGTGCGCGGATTCCTGCGCGCGCATCCGCCCGAGACCTTCCCCGTCGATGGCATGGACGCGGGCTACGGCTCGGGCGCCCACTCGCGCCCATTCCTGCGGGCCCTGGCGGATCAAGGATGGCTGTCCTTGACGTGGCCCCGCGCCTTCGACGGCCAGGAGCGGCCGCTGACGTACAAGCTGCTCCTCTTCGAGGAGCTGGCCGCCGCCGCGGCGCCCTTCGGCCCCCTCGCGGGCTGCGACCAGACCGCGGAGGGAATCATCCGCCATGGCTCGGAGTACTTGCGACGCGAGGTCCTGCCGCGCATCGCGCGCGGGGAGGCCACCTTCTGGCAGGGCTTCAGCGAGCCCGAGGCCGGCTCGGATCTCTTGTCGCTCAAGACCGAAGCCACGCGGCAGGGCGACGGGTACCGGATCCGCGGGCACAAGATCTGGAGCAGCCATGCGGGCATCAGCAGCTATGGTCTCGTTCTCGCCCGCACCGGACCCGCGGCCCGTCGATCGCAGGGCTTGAGCATGTTCGTCGTCGACAATGCCACGCCGGGGATGGACATCCGGCCGATCCGCAGCCTGACCGGCGAGGTGTACCACTACGAGGTCTTTCTCGACGACGTGCGGGTGCCCGCAGAGTGCCTCCTCGGGAAGGAGGGGGAAGGCTTCACCCAGCTCTTGAGAGGGCTCGATACCGACCGCTTCTGGGGACGTTTCTACAAGGCCCCCATGCTTCGAAGAGTTCTCGGCGAGCTCGTTCGGTATGCCAACGAGACGAGGCGGAACGGCGTGCCGCTCGCGCGCGACACGGCGATCCGCCGCCGGCTCGCGAGCCTGGCCACGGACATCGAGGCCGTGCGCCTGCTCTTCTACCGGATCGGCTGGATGCTCCAGGAAGGCCTGCCCACTCCGTACGAGACGGCCCTCGGCAAGGTCATGGCCGACGAGCTGGGACAGGCGGTGGCCGCGTTCGGCATGGAGATGCTCGGGCTCTACGGGCCGCTGAAGCAGGATTCGCGGTGGTCGAAGCTCAGCGGCTCCATCCAGCATCTCTACCAGACGAGCATGGGCCAGACCATCGCGGGCGGCACCTCGGAGATTCTCCGGTCCACGGTCGCCACGCGCGGGCTCGGCCTGCCGAGCGAGCCCCGGGCCCGGGACTGA
- a CDS encoding thiamine pyrophosphate-binding protein, with translation MRKTITGTGGMLLLQTLKDAGVEYLFTNPGSAETGIFAAIAEDGDQRLVVAKHEGLVAAMADGYHRMSGKVGVIIAHVMGGSHQLSGQLFNAQVAGSSLLVIAGDWASELQDYRGLAPFPGLSQAETMRPITKEARCAYQVHTNPAAITVATTRALREATTPPTGPVYLSISAELLNREGLEAQIGEAAQYTIERPGPARPQTVEAIARRLGEAQCPVVIFGDDVWREGGQAEAVRLAETLEAPVFGTRQIFANFPTRHPLYCGMYPVSADFQKTTGLKPDLLFLVGCQGVHGSVTEPTIMQIGPNPLLMGRHYPLDVAAQCELRDTLRSLTEALTRLHPSDRVASWARQRAKVRTYAKLLINREEDLVREHEHDPIVHPSLLEAHLAEILPRNAVMVQESSTARTTLLPFGHEGMVWTRSGGGSLGFGVGASVGAKIAVGRERPVVLNLGDGALTYSAAGFWSMARYNAAVLTVVSNNESYQIVRHNWAREMPDSKMVRDGKYPGLYLSAPATDYVGLARSQGVDGEAVTTPKELEPALRRGMEKITRDNRPYLIDVTVAREGVGADSIWYPDWRL, from the coding sequence ATGCGCAAGACCATCACTGGCACGGGCGGGATGCTGCTCCTCCAGACCCTGAAGGACGCGGGGGTCGAATACCTCTTCACCAATCCAGGCTCCGCGGAGACGGGCATCTTTGCCGCGATCGCCGAGGACGGAGACCAGCGGCTCGTGGTCGCCAAGCACGAGGGGCTGGTGGCCGCGATGGCCGACGGCTATCACCGGATGAGCGGCAAGGTCGGCGTCATCATCGCCCACGTGATGGGCGGCTCGCACCAGCTCTCGGGGCAGCTCTTCAACGCGCAGGTCGCCGGCTCGTCCCTGCTCGTCATCGCGGGCGACTGGGCCTCCGAGCTCCAGGACTATCGCGGCCTCGCGCCGTTTCCTGGCCTGAGCCAGGCCGAGACCATGCGCCCGATCACCAAGGAGGCACGCTGCGCCTATCAGGTGCACACGAACCCCGCGGCCATCACCGTGGCCACCACGCGCGCGCTCCGCGAAGCAACCACCCCTCCCACCGGCCCCGTATACCTTTCCATCAGCGCGGAGCTGCTCAACCGAGAAGGGCTCGAAGCGCAGATCGGCGAGGCCGCGCAGTACACCATCGAGCGCCCGGGGCCGGCGCGGCCACAGACGGTCGAGGCGATTGCCCGACGGCTCGGCGAGGCGCAATGCCCGGTGGTGATCTTCGGTGACGATGTCTGGCGCGAGGGAGGGCAAGCGGAGGCGGTGCGGCTGGCCGAGACGCTCGAGGCGCCGGTATTCGGCACCCGGCAGATCTTTGCAAACTTCCCCACCCGGCATCCGCTCTACTGCGGCATGTATCCGGTCTCCGCGGACTTCCAGAAGACCACCGGGCTCAAGCCTGATCTCCTCTTCCTCGTGGGCTGTCAGGGCGTGCACGGCAGCGTGACCGAGCCCACCATCATGCAGATCGGACCCAACCCGTTGCTCATGGGGCGCCACTATCCGCTCGACGTCGCCGCGCAATGCGAGCTACGCGACACCTTGCGCAGTCTCACCGAAGCGCTGACGCGCCTGCACCCCTCCGATCGGGTCGCCTCGTGGGCACGCCAGCGCGCCAAGGTGCGCACCTACGCGAAGCTGCTGATCAACCGCGAAGAAGACCTGGTGCGCGAGCACGAGCACGATCCGATCGTCCATCCCAGCCTGCTCGAAGCCCACCTCGCGGAAATCCTGCCCCGCAACGCCGTCATGGTCCAGGAGAGCTCGACGGCGCGGACGACTCTGCTGCCCTTCGGACACGAAGGAATGGTCTGGACCCGCAGCGGAGGCGGCTCGCTGGGATTCGGTGTGGGTGCGTCGGTGGGCGCGAAGATCGCCGTCGGCCGCGAGCGGCCCGTGGTGCTCAACCTGGGTGATGGCGCGCTGACCTACAGCGCGGCGGGCTTCTGGTCCATGGCCCGCTACAACGCCGCGGTCTTGACCGTCGTGTCCAACAACGAGAGCTACCAGATCGTGCGGCACAACTGGGCACGGGAGATGCCGGACAGCAAGATGGTCCGCGACGGCAAGTATCCGGGACTCTATCTGAGCGCCCCCGCCACCGACTACGTCGGCCTCGCCCGCTCGCAGGGGGTGGACGGCGAGGCTGTCACCACCCCGAAGGAGCTGGAGCCCGCCCTCCGTCGCGGCATGGAGAAGATCACGCGCGACAACCGGCCCTACCTGATCGACGTGACGGTGGCGCGCGAAGGCGTGGGCGCCGACTCGATCTGGTATCCCGACTGGCGCCTGTAG
- a CDS encoding acyl-CoA dehydrogenase family protein, producing the protein MDFRLTDAQTLLVNTAREFLRHRCPPTVVEESVASERGFSAELWKEISLLGWPGLLIPPDYGGSGGSLLDVSLLIEEMGRACFPSPYVQSAVVATSLLVTAANSTQRERLLPAMARGDRICTLALTEDSGSFERDGLGLEGEVGGKLAGRKLFVKDAHVADDLIVVTRGAAGANLFLLETQRPGVTVLPMETIAGEKPCEVSFAGVETRADDLLGKAGEGWELLSHALRAGALARTAEMVGCAQRILELCVDHAKARKQFGRPLGSFQAVQHSCADLLRDVEGARYLLYRAAWKMQEGREGAADVAMAKAYAGQACQAVARRAHQLLGAISFCEEHPLHLFHKRILAATLDFGDPTHHLEAVATAIGLQ; encoded by the coding sequence ATGGACTTCCGCCTCACTGACGCTCAGACCTTGCTGGTCAACACCGCGCGGGAATTCCTCCGCCACCGGTGCCCGCCCACGGTCGTCGAGGAGAGCGTGGCGAGCGAGCGAGGGTTTTCCGCCGAGCTGTGGAAGGAGATCTCGCTCCTCGGCTGGCCCGGGCTGCTGATTCCCCCAGACTATGGCGGCAGCGGCGGCTCTCTGCTCGACGTCAGCCTGCTCATCGAGGAGATGGGGCGCGCGTGCTTCCCGAGCCCATACGTGCAGAGTGCGGTGGTCGCGACGTCGTTGCTCGTCACCGCCGCCAATTCCACCCAGCGGGAGCGCCTGCTCCCCGCCATGGCGCGGGGAGACCGCATCTGCACGCTGGCCCTGACCGAGGACAGCGGGTCTTTCGAGCGGGACGGGCTGGGACTCGAGGGCGAGGTGGGCGGCAAGCTGGCGGGACGCAAGCTCTTCGTGAAGGACGCGCATGTCGCCGATGATCTCATCGTCGTCACCCGGGGCGCCGCGGGAGCCAATCTCTTCTTGCTGGAGACTCAGAGGCCCGGCGTGACCGTTCTCCCCATGGAGACCATCGCGGGAGAAAAACCGTGTGAGGTGAGCTTCGCCGGCGTGGAGACGCGGGCCGATGATCTCCTCGGCAAAGCGGGTGAAGGATGGGAGCTGCTTTCGCATGCGCTCCGGGCCGGCGCCCTGGCCCGAACCGCCGAGATGGTCGGCTGCGCTCAGCGCATCCTCGAGCTGTGCGTCGACCACGCCAAGGCCCGCAAGCAATTCGGCCGGCCCCTGGGATCGTTTCAGGCCGTCCAGCATTCCTGCGCCGACCTGTTGCGCGATGTCGAAGGGGCGCGCTACCTTCTCTACCGCGCCGCCTGGAAGATGCAAGAAGGGCGCGAGGGTGCCGCGGATGTCGCCATGGCCAAGGCCTATGCCGGCCAGGCCTGCCAGGCGGTGGCGCGACGGGCGCATCAGCTCCTGGGCGCGATCAGCTTCTGCGAAGAGCATCCGCTGCATCTCTTTCACAAGCGGATCCTGGCCGCCACTCTCGACTTCGGTGACCCCACGCACCATCTCGAGGCCGTGGCGACCGCGATCGGACTCCAGTAG